A segment of the Luteitalea sp. genome:
GGCCCCCGAAAGAGCGGCGCATACTTGTACGCCCCGCTCGAAAGCAAGAGCGGATCGCCTGACGGCATCCACCATGCCCACACGAGCACCGCAACCGCCGCCATCGCGGTGACGGTTCGCCCGCGTCGTTTCACGCCTCCCGCCAGGGTGACCGCGACAGCCCCGCCTACCGAGACGAGCGCCACGAGACGAACGGTGCCGTGCAGGCCGAGCCAAGGGATCAGCATGAAGCCCGCGAGCAGCGATCCGGCGATGGCGCCGGACGTGTTGACCGCATAGATCATGCCGAGGTCGGTCACCAGTGATTCGTCGCGCGACGTCGCCGCGGCAACTGCGAACGGAAACGCAATGCCAAACGCAACCGTCATGGGCACCAGGATTGCCGCGACGATGAGCACCTGCCACACCAGCACGTTGCCAAAGGCAGCATCCGGGCGCGCGACGACGTCGGCGATCAGCAGGAGTCCACGGTTCAGCGTGCCTGCGGCGGCCATGGCGAGCGCAACCGACACGACGAGGCACACGGCGAGCCCGCTGAGCGGGTCGCGCGTCCGAGCGGCGAGGCGGGAGCCGATCGCCGCACCGAGCGCGATACCGGCGATGAAGCAGGTGACGATCACGCTGAACGCGTAGGTGGTCGGGCCAAGAACGAGCGCCAGCAGCCGCGTCCAGACCACCTGCAGCGTGAGCGACGAGAAGCCTGAGACGGCCAGCGCGAGCGCGGCCAGCCGCGGCCGAGCAGTCGTCACACGAGTCGCGCGGGGGGACACGCCGCGCCGACGCGGCCCGACGCCCGGCCGCCGCGGGGCTGCTGATCGCGCCGCGCCCGTCCACGTCGCGGCGCCGCGTCGTCCAATCGCCAGCGCACCTGCAGCCGCGCTTACGTTCAGCGCGACACCCACCCACGTCGTGCCGCTGAGGCCAAGGCTCGGCAACAGCAAGAAGCCGGCCAGCACCGCACCACTCGCGGCACCGACGGTGTTCGCGGTATAGAGCCAGCCCGCATCGGTCGCCGCGCTGGACGTCCCGCGGACCATCCATCGCGAGGCCAAAGGAAACGTCGCCCCCATGACCGCGGCCGGCGCCGACAGGACCACCAGGCTGGAGACGACGCGAAACAACCCAAAGATCGCGCCGTCGCCGTTCGCGTATGTGATGACGAGCAGCGGATGCAGCGCCGCCAGCTCGAAGGGCACGAGGAGCGCGAGACCGGCGATCGCCGCCTCGCAGCCGACGTAGGAGGTCAGCGCTTGCTTGGGGCTCAAGCGGTTGCCGAGGCGTCCGCCGAGCGCTGCACCCACCGCGAGGCCGCCCATGAATGCCGCGAGCACGGTGCTGGCCGCGGCGACCCCCTGTCCTAATTGGAGCGCGAGCAGTCGTGTCCAGGTGACTTCGTAGACGAGCGCAGCCGCCCCCGACGCGGCAAAGACGAGGAGGAACGAACCCCGAAGCATTCACAGCCAGCCTAGCAGAGAAGGAGGCATCTTGGCTGCTGCGACAGCTTGCGACATCGGTTGACCGAGGGCGGTCCTATGATGGGCGGACTTCGAAGTCCAATGGCACACTTATTCCTAGACGAGTCCTTAACTCGCCGATCGCGCCGTCGAGCGGGCATTGGTGTCGTGCGCGAGAGTCTTGCCGAGCGAGGACCCCACCGGCAGACAGCAGCGAAAAGCGGAGCCAATGTGCACGGGGCCGGCGATCTCGTCGGCACGCACACGACAGAACCTTGCAGGAGAACCATCGTGAACACCTCGAGAGTGATAGCCGTTACCGGGGCGCTGGTGTTGATGGCATCCCAACTGTTCGCTCAATCTGACGAGCCTCGGGACGCCTTCCATTTCATGACGCTCGCCAACAAGGCGCAGATCGTCATGCTGGCCGAACAGCAATTGATTCCGCGAGCCGAGGCGCAGCGCATTGCGATGGGCATCGGCGAGATTGCCCGAGCGGAGGCTCGCCCGGGAGCCGCTCGGCCATCGGACTACCTCAGGTTCGAGAAGCAGCTGATCGAGAAGGCCGGCCCGGAGGCGTCGAAGCTTCATATGGGCCGAAGCCGGAACGACCTCGGCGCGGCCATGAATCGCTTGTTGATGCGGGACAAGGCGCTCGAGGTTCTGGACTCGCTCTTCGATGCACGACAGGCGCTGCTGAGTCTGGCGGGCAAGCACGAGAACACGATCATTGCCGCCTACACTCACGCGGTCCAGGCCCAACCCATCTCACTCGCTCACTATCTGCTGGCCCTGTCGTCCGCGCTCGAGCGCGACTCGCAGCGTGCCCGAGAGGTCTACCACCGTCTCAACCACAGCCCGCTGGGGGCCGGTGCACTCGGCACCTCCGGATTTGCTCTCGATCGCGAGCGCCTGATGGAGCTCGTGGGGTTCGAAGCGATGCTCGAGAACTCGTACGACGCGATCAGCATTTCGCCCGCGGATAGCAAGGCCGAACTGGCTGCGGTGTACGCCATCTCCTCCCTCGCGCTGGGCAGATTCGCTCAGGACCTGGTCGTCGCCTACGCGGATCCCACGCCCGGCCTCTACCTCTCTGACGAGATGACGGGAAGAAGCAGCATCATGCCGCAGAAGCGGAATCCCGGGCCAATCGAATCGCTGCGGCGCACGGCCAGCAGCGTGCTGGCCCGGTCCCAGAAGATCTTCCTGATGGCCCACAACACCACCATGGGCGAGGTCAGCGATGTCCGTTATTACCTCAAGGACGAGATTCTGGAAGCCAGCGACGAGGCTACGGAGATGTATCGCATTCTCCAGCGCATTCTCGACGGTCTGGTCGTCAATCCGGAACGGACGCTCGAAACGGTGAATGCGGACTATTCCACGATGACCGAGCTAGCCGACGCGCTGCTCAGAGGCGCCGGCGTGCCTTTCCGGATTGGATACAACTTTGCGTCGGCGATCACGACCTACGGACGCTCGAATGGGAAGACGCCCAGTCAGATCTCGTATGCCGAGTACAGCCAGGTCTATCAGGAGCTGAACCAGGGAGCCCGCTTCCCCCTGAGCGAAGCACAGCTTCGAGAGGCCATCGATCCCAGGACGATGGTCGCCAACCGTCGGGGCCGCGGGGGGCCACAGTCTGCCGAGGTGCAGAGGATGCTCTCCGAGCACCAAAGCCGTCTGGCTTCTGACCGAGGCTGGGTAGCTGGCGAGCGGCAGAAGATGGCCCGTCACGAAGCGAACCTAGACGCCGTGTTCCTTCGACTGGTAGGGCCGTAGCTGCAAGGCCTCGCCAAACGTGCAGGAACGACGCCCGACGCCTGAGGGTGTCGACCCTGAAGCTGTCGTATCAGTTGAGCCAGAACAACAAGCTGATTGCCGTCTGGCAGCCCAGCGTCAAGCTGCAGCCGCAAAACGGCGCTGGCCGCTTCCGTCCGCTCGAGGCGACACGCCACTATTACAACCCGACATCTATCTACAAGGGCGAGATTCAGAGCATGGTCACGCCGCGCCTGCTGGTCAACGTGGTTGGCGGCTACGCCGGGTACGTCGCCGACTACTCCGCACCGCGTGCCGGCTTCATGAGCCCGGACAATCCGAGCCGGCTCGACCGCGAGACCGGCTTACGGACCGGCCCGCACGAGGCCTCAGAGCAGCGCCCGCGCGACCGCTGGCAGGCGGACGGCAGCGTCAGCTTCTTCCCGGAGCGGTTCCTCGGCGGACGACACGAGATGAAGGCCGGCACCTCGCTCTATTGGGAGCACGCCGGCAGCGGCCGGCTCAATCACAGCAACGGTAACTACATGCTCGTTTACGACCGCGTGGGCGAGCGGTCTAGACAGGCGAGCGAGATCGAGATCATCAACTCGCCGATCGAGCCCTCGAGCTGGGCGACGGTGTACGCGGCGTATCTCAAGGACACGTGGCGAATCAGCGAGCGACTCACAGCGAACCTTGGTCTCCGCTTCGAGCGGCAGCACTCGTACTTGCCCGCGCAGTCGAAGGAGGCCAGCCCGTTCTTCCCGGAGCTCTATCCGGCTGGGAGCTTTCCGAAGCTGGACGTCTTGACCTGGAACGCCGTGATGCCGCGCGCCGGTCTGGCCTGGAATCTCAACCCGAAGACGGTCGTGAAGGGGACGTTCGGAGTCTTCGTGGACGCGATTGGAGACGAGTTCGCGACCGATTACAACCGAAATGCGCTGTCCACCGCGGTGTTCCGATGGCGCGACACGGACGGCAACGACAACTACACGCCGGGTGAGGTGAGCCTCGACCTCAACGGGCCCGACTTCCTCAGCATCACGGCGGCGAGCAACAATATCCTCACGCCCAACCTGAAGCAGCCGACCACGACCGAGGCCACGGCGAGCTTCGAGCGGGAGCTGCTGGAGAACCTGGGCTTCCGCGCGCTCTACGTCTTCAAGCAGCGGCGTCGCCAGTACGACGAGGTGAACGTCTTGCGGCCGCACAGCGCCTACGACATTCCGCTCACACGCCGTGATCCCGGGCCGGACGGCGTGCTCGACACGGGCGATGACGGCGGAGCGGTCACGATCTACGACTATGACGCGGCGCTCCGCGGCGCCGAGTTCGTCGGCAGCCAGCGCGTCAACAGTGACGACCCGGATTCCTGGCAGTCGATCGAGCTCACGCTGACGAAGCGATCGACGGGCCGCTGGAGCGCGGTGGCATCCTTCTGGGCGATCAAGAACGACGTCTGGCTCGATCCGCTGCGCGAGACGCCCAACACCGAGTACTTCCCGAAGAATCAAACATGGGAGTGGGCGTCGACCGTCAGTGGCACGTACCGGTTACCGGGCGACGTGATGCTCAGCGGGTTTCTTCAGGCGAAGCAGGGCAGCGTGGGAGCGCGCACCAACATCTTCCGCGCGGTCGACCCTGATGGCGGACCGCCGCTCGCGCAGCTCAGCACGGTCACGCTGCGTCTCGAACCGTATGGCACGACACACGGGCCCGCCCTCAAGCTCGTGAATCTTCGGGCCAGCAAGCGGTTCCCCTTCGGCGGCAAGCGGATCGACGTCGACTTCGATGTCTTCAACGTCTTCAACTCCGGGACGCCTACGGCCCTCACGTATGCCTCCGGTCCAACGTTCGGCTATGCCACCAACGTCGTGCCGGCACGTGTCGCGCGGGTCGGTGCGCGCTTCTCCTTCTGAGGTTCCCATGCGACTGTTCTTAACCGCGATCACCTTGTTCGTTGCGGCCACCGCATTCGCGGATCCGCTCAAATGCGACCTCTCCGGCTACACTGCGCTCACCGGCCTGACGGCGGCGGTCGACCAGGACACGCTGGTCGTGACGTGGGCCGGCGACGAGGAGAGTGAGCTGCGCGCGCAGTACGGCATCCAGGGTGGGCAGCCCGTCATTCGAGAGCTGGCTATCCGCAAGCAAGGCGGCCAATGGGCGCCGCTTGGTCGAGATCTCGTGCCGGAGTACTACGTGGTCAGTGGCGTACGGCGTATGACCACACAACAGGCGCAACCCCTGCGGCAGCTCGGTGTCGAAATCACCCCAGAAGTGATCGAGCGCGAGAAGTGGTATGCGTTCTGGGATGCACCGCTCCTCGTACCGGGAACACCAGAGTCCCTGCCGCCCCGGCAGGGTCAGAAGCCAACCCGTGGTGGCCAGGCCTCGGGCCGGCAGGCGCAGGGCCGGGGGCAGGGTGGCACCAGCGCGGCGCTCGGTCTCCCCGAGGGCCGTGTCTTCGGACTGCCGCGGACGCCGGAGGAGGTTCGACGCGCCGACGCCTCGTTTGCGGTGACGTCGTGCACGGTGAAGACGGATGGCGCGCGGATCGAGGTGACCTTCCCCGGCTTGTCGATGGGGATCTTCGCGGGCGACTTACGCTTCACGGCCTACCGCGGCACGCGCATGTTCCGGATGGACGCCATCGTCAAGACCGACGAGCCCTCGGTGGCCTACAAGTACGAAGGCGGCCTGCGGGGCTTCTCGACGAGCGTGCTGCCGCGCGTGACGTGGCGCGATACTGGCGGCGACCCGCAGCAGTACGAGTTCGGCGGCATCGAGAACGACGCGCGGGTCAACGTCAAGGCCAAGAACCGTGTCCTGGTGGCGGAAGGGAAGGGTGGGTCGGTGGCGACCTTCCCCTCGCCACACCGTTTCTTCTTCACCCGCGAAGTGGACACCAACCTCGGGTACGTCTGGTACCGAAAGGACAGCGACAGCCAGTTCGGAATAGGCGTCAGGCAGGCTGAGGGTGAGGAAGTGGTGCGGTATCTCGAGAACTTCGCGTTGCACAACGCGCCGCCCGGAACCTGGCAGCACATGTCGGTGTACTTCCTCGCGAGTGCCGACGCGGCCGAGCCGACGCGAGATGCGGCGATGGCTTTCACGCGGGGCGACCGCTTCAAAGCAGTGCCCGGGTACAAGACGATGGTGAATCACTTCCACCTGCGGTTCACCGAGCGTTTACGGGCCGCCGGATCGCTCGAGCACACGTTTCAGGATCTGATGGCCATGCGCGCAATCGGCATCAACATTGTCGGCCTCAGCGACTTTCACGGTGATCTACGGGGCAACGACACGGGGCCGGGGAGGTTCGAAGACCAGCGGGACTATGCGCTGGCATCCCAGAAGGCCTCCGACACGGACTTCCTGGTCACACCGTGGGAAGAGCCGAGCGCCTACTTCGGCGGCCATTACAACGTGATGTTCCCGAAGAACGTGTATTGGACGAAGCGACGGGACGAAGGGCAGCCGTTCACTGAGAGCCTGCCAGGCTTCGACAAGGTCTACCACACGGGCTCGACCGACGACGTGCAGCGGATGCTCGACGCGGAGGGCGGTTACTGGTTCCACGCGCACCCGCGAACGAAGGGAACCACGGGCTACCCGGAGGCGATCTTCGACAAGCCTTGGGTCAAGAACGATCGGTATCTCGGCATTGCCTTCAAGCCGGGCATGGGCGAAGACCTGTCCCAGCAGCGCATCTGCGAGTATCGCTGCTTCGATGCGATCGACACGATGAACAATCTCTACGCCAACGCCGGCTTGCGACCCAAGTATCTGATCGGCGACGTGGACACCTATCAGAAGGGCCCCGAGGACGACCTCTATCCGGGCCATCCCGTCAACTACGTAAAGCTGGACCGGCTTCCGGGCCCCGCGGACGATTGGAGCCCGATCCTGAAGGCGGTACGGAGTGGCGATTTCTGGGTCACGACTGGCGAGATTCTCATCAAGAGCTACGCGGTCGAAGGGAGTGGAGCGCAGCGGACCATCAACGCGGAGCTGGAATGGACGTTTCCGCTCGAGTTCGTGGAGGTGGTCTGGGGAGATGGAAAGAAAGTCGACCGGCAGGTGATCCGCGCGACCGACTTGCCACCGTTCTCCACGAAGCGGTTCAACCTGCCGTTCGACGCGACTGGGAAGGCCTGGGTGCGATTTGCGGCGTGGGATTCGGCGGGGAACGGCGCATTCGTCCAGCCGGTCTGGTTGACCGCGCAGGGCCAACAGACGTCCTCGTCGCGCTGACGCAGGCGGAGCTCGTTCGCGCGCTGCAGTTCCGGGTAGCGACCTGAACGCCGGCTACACTAGGTAGGGCCGCCTCGCCGAGGCGGCCGTGACGGCGCGCTCTCCGAGCGCGCCCTACCTGTGTCGTGATATCGATCCGTTTGACACTGTGCGGTCAGGGGCGTAGACTCCTCCTTTCCTCCCCGGGTCCTCCCCGTTGTTTGACCACCGTCTCCGTTACATACAGGAGGTGGACATGCGTGAGCTCTCTGATATGGAGGTATCGCCCTTCACTCGACGGACGCTGTTCCGGAGCGCAGCGGGCACGCTAGCCGCTGCGGGCGCGGCCACCGCGCTCGCCTGGCCTCGTGCCGCCAGCGGCAACGGTAACCATCACCATCACGGCCCGGCCCCGCTGCCGTCACCGATCCCTGGTGGGCTCCCTGTCGGGCCAACAGGGATCATCCACGTCTTCCTGCCTGGTCCACCGACGATCACGCTACCCTTCACTGGACTCGCCCTTCAGGGGCTCGACGTCGAGCCGAGCACAATCACCAACTTCCGCGGTGCCACGGCGCTGGCGTTTCTCGCAGGCGCAGCGACCGGCAGCGACGGGAAGCAGTACAACCTCGAGGTTGACCTTCGCGCCTTCGAGGGCACCTACATTGCCGACGACGGTTCGACGAACCGAGCCGCCTTCGCGCTGATATGAATCGATCTCTTCGAGCCCGGTTCGGGCTCGCAGATTCACGACTTCAACGGCGGCGTTCCCCTCAACGAGCTCTTCTGGATAGTTGAGCTCCCAAAGCGTGCAGTGACCTTCAGTCGCAGGGGGAGGTTTGCCTTCCTCCATGCGCGGGACGTTCCAGTCATCGACAGCTTCCAGATCTTCGGCCCGAACGTCATTCCAGCCTTGGTGAGCTTCGACGTGCGGTGGGAAGCGATCGAGGCACCAATGGATCTCGGCCAAGGTACAGCGGTCTCGCCGACCGACCCAGCGGCCTTCCTTGGCAGCTTCGCCGCTGCGAGGGCCGTGGGCTCATTCTCGGGCTCCGAAATCGGGTTCAGCTTCGCATCGAACCCTGGCGTGAGCTCTGATCTCGGCTACGCAGAGCTCGGGACCGAGCGAAACGGCGCATTTCTCTGAGTGCACGCGCACCACGCGCACAGTACGTAGCACGGTACGTAGCGAGGGGTCTTTTAGACCCCTCGCGCCTTTTGTCTTAGACCTCGCTCCGTACCAGATCACGAGGCGTCTCCGTGGGCGGCCCGCAGAATCAAGCCAACGGCCTCGGTCAAGCGGTGCCAGCTCGCCGTCTCGCTCTCCAGGTGAGCGCGACCCTTGCGCGTGAGCCGGTAGAACTTCGCCTCGCGCCCCGTATCGGAGAGCTTCCAATCCGCAGCCAGGTATCCGCGGTTTTCGAGACGATGCAGGGCAGGGTAGAGTGAGCCTTGCTGCACCTGGACCACGTCACGGGAGATCTGCTGGAGCCGCTGCGCGATGGCATAGCCGTGAAGCGGCCCGAGGGCGACGACCTTGAGGATCAACAGGTCAAGCGTGCCCTGAGGAAGGTCTGCTTTCGATGGGCTCATGATGCCTCCGACTTCGACATATATCCCATAGGCGGAGAGGAAGTCAACTGCGATGTCGCCTGGATATAGTTCGCAGGAGGCCGAGTAAGTCCGGTAGGAGGTATCGCGCGTGGAAAGAGGAGCCAAAGGAAATCGTGTTGGTCAGCTAGCGGCGCCGTTCGAGCTTCCGGATGCCATCGGCCAGGTGCATCGGCTCGCGGACTATCAGGGGGCGTGGCTACTGCTCGTCTTTCATCGACACCTCGGTTGACTGCCCTGCCGCAGGCACTTGCTGCAGTTGCAGCAACACGAACAGACCTTCAACGACCTGGCGACGCGCATCGCCGTGGTGACGTTCGAGACCACACCGTTCGTCCGCGCGTATGCGGAGGATATGAGGATCGCGTGGCCAATCCTCATCGACAGAGAGCGGACGCTGTACCAGGCTTACGGCATGCATCACGCACGCCTGTGGGACCTATGGGGGCCAAGCACGTGGTGGGCCTACGCGAAGGAGCTGGCCCGCGGCAAGCTGCCCGGACGCCCGCATGCCGATACGGCTCAGCTCGGTGGTGACGTGCTCATCGACCCATCCGGCCTCGTCCGATTCCACTACGTCGGCGTCGGTCCCGCAGACCGTCCATCGATCACGACTATCCTCACTGCGCGTCGTGGAAGATGATGCCGAGCGTGTGCCGCCGGCCGCTCCGCACGCGGCTCACCCCATGGCGCAACGTGACGCGATACCAACCACGAGTGCCCTGCACGGGTCGATGGTGCACCGGGAAGATCACCCCATCTCCCTGCGCGAGCGGCACGACCTCGGCGCGCGACTGCATGCGGGGGCGCTGCTCGGCGAGCACGAACTCTCCCCCGGTGAAGTCACGCGCCGGCGCCGAGAGAAGAAAGGCCACCTGCAGCGGGAAGACATGCTCCCCGTAGAGATCCTGATGGAGGCAGTTGTAATCGCCCTCGCCGTACTGCAGGAGGAGCGGCGTTGGTCTGTTCTGGCCAGCCCGATGACACCGATCGATGAAGTCCGCGTGGTCGTCCGGATACCGAACCGCGATCCCCATCGCTTGGTTCCAGCGGTTGGCGATGACCGCCAATGGTGGATAGAGCGTGCGCCGTAGATCGGCCACCACCTCCGGCAACGGCGACGCGAAGTATTTGTACGCGCCCCGTCCGAACCCGTGGCGTGCCATCACGATTCGACTGCGGAACCGCGCCTCCTCAGCATAGAGATCGGCCAGTG
Coding sequences within it:
- a CDS encoding proline hydroxylase, whose protein sequence is MTRGSLHAHATHLTVSERVAALEWPHLTAELDTHGCAMVSSLLTAEECAALADLYAEEARFRSRIVMARHGFGRGAYKYFASPLPEVVADLRRTLYPPLAVIANRWNQAMGIAVRYPDDHADFIDRCHRAGQNRPTPLLLQYGEGDYNCLHQDLYGEHVFPLQVAFLLSAPARDFTGGEFVLAEQRPRMQSRAEVVPLAQGDGVIFPVHHRPVQGTRGWYRVTLRHGVSRVRSGRRHTLGIIFHDAQ
- a CDS encoding redoxin domain-containing protein, translating into MPCRRHLLQLQQHEQTFNDLATRIAVVTFETTPFVRAYAEDMRIAWPILIDRERTLYQAYGMHHARLWDLWGPSTWWAYAKELARGKLPGRPHADTAQLGGDVLIDPSGLVRFHYVGVGPADRPSITTILTARRGR
- a CDS encoding PadR family transcriptional regulator, encoding MSPSKADLPQGTLDLLILKVVALGPLHGYAIAQRLQQISRDVVQVQQGSLYPALHRLENRGYLAADWKLSDTGREAKFYRLTRKGRAHLESETASWHRLTEAVGLILRAAHGDAS
- a CDS encoding argininosuccinate lyase, which codes for MMGGLRSPMAHLFLDESLTRRSRRRAGIGVVRESLAERGPHRQTAAKSGANVHGAGDLVGTHTTEPCRRTIVNTSRVIAVTGALVLMASQLFAQSDEPRDAFHFMTLANKAQIVMLAEQQLIPRAEAQRIAMGIGEIARAEARPGAARPSDYLRFEKQLIEKAGPEASKLHMGRSRNDLGAAMNRLLMRDKALEVLDSLFDARQALLSLAGKHENTIIAAYTHAVQAQPISLAHYLLALSSALERDSQRAREVYHRLNHSPLGAGALGTSGFALDRERLMELVGFEAMLENSYDAISISPADSKAELAAVYAISSLALGRFAQDLVVAYADPTPGLYLSDEMTGRSSIMPQKRNPGPIESLRRTASSVLARSQKIFLMAHNTTMGEVSDVRYYLKDEILEASDEATEMYRILQRILDGLVVNPERTLETVNADYSTMTELADALLRGAGVPFRIGYNFASAITTYGRSNGKTPSQISYAEYSQVYQELNQGARFPLSEAQLREAIDPRTMVANRRGRGGPQSAEVQRMLSEHQSRLASDRGWVAGERQKMARHEANLDAVFLRLVGP
- a CDS encoding redoxin domain-containing protein, with the protein product MERGAKGNRVGQLAAPFELPDAIGQVHRLADYQGAWLLLVFHRHLG